One window of Corynebacterium accolens genomic DNA carries:
- a CDS encoding ATP-dependent DNA helicase — translation MSDPADEPLNHDTETLLGAAVDALGGSRREGQVRMANAVSKALESERHLAVQAGTGTGKSLAYLVPAIRHAMNSGSTVVVSTATLALQRQLVERDLPRLTEALADVMERTPTFAIMKGRNNYVCLNKIAATPDDPEALIDESDISYRGKAVRRIHDWAQETETGDRDDLDFGVPDLVWRAVSVTSNECLGAGRCPHGADCFAEEARRAAADVDIIVTNHAMLAIDAISEANILPEHDVAIIDEAHELDGRITSVSTAEITSRAIKMAANRAKSLGNAGNLTELADEFDDLLRVQEPGRWTDLDETSQAHLRALADEFLRVKSLISRAPEGEANDDPEKNAERQNLSNHLTDLAEAIGRILEVFATDDPAAQDDVVWLEGTDTLAVAPLSIAHMLRENLFGEQTVVLTSATLALGGRFDAMAAQWGLPSGTYDTLDAGTPFDPAKSGILYTAKHLPAPGRDGLSAETLEEIYELIMAAGGRTLGLFSSRRAAEEAAEALAPRLPFDLYVQGEDAIGTLVDKFSTKENSCLFGTLTLWQGVDVPGPSCSLVLIDRIPFPRPDNPLLQARSQAADAAGRSGFMEVSANHAALLMAQGSGRLLRHVTDRGVVAVLDNRLEYKRYGSFLKASMPRFWQTTNPETVRGALKRLVAAAHTR, via the coding sequence GTGAGTGACCCCGCAGATGAGCCCCTAAACCACGACACGGAAACGCTGCTAGGCGCGGCGGTGGATGCGCTCGGCGGCTCCCGCCGCGAGGGCCAGGTTCGCATGGCTAACGCGGTATCCAAGGCCTTGGAATCCGAGCGCCACCTCGCCGTTCAGGCGGGCACGGGTACGGGTAAATCCTTGGCCTACCTGGTTCCGGCCATCCGGCATGCGATGAACTCGGGTTCCACCGTCGTCGTCTCCACCGCCACGCTGGCGCTGCAGCGCCAGTTGGTGGAGCGCGACCTCCCGCGGCTGACGGAGGCGCTAGCCGATGTCATGGAGCGCACCCCCACCTTCGCCATCATGAAGGGCCGCAATAATTACGTATGCCTGAATAAGATCGCGGCCACACCGGATGACCCGGAGGCTCTTATCGATGAGTCCGATATCTCCTACCGCGGCAAGGCCGTGCGCCGCATCCACGACTGGGCGCAGGAGACCGAAACCGGTGACCGGGATGATTTAGACTTCGGCGTGCCGGATTTGGTGTGGCGGGCGGTATCGGTGACCTCGAATGAGTGCTTGGGGGCTGGGCGCTGCCCGCACGGTGCGGATTGCTTCGCCGAAGAGGCCCGCAGGGCGGCTGCCGATGTCGATATCATCGTCACCAATCACGCCATGCTCGCGATCGATGCCATCTCTGAGGCCAATATCCTGCCCGAACACGATGTGGCGATCATCGACGAGGCCCACGAGCTCGATGGGCGCATTACCTCCGTTTCCACGGCGGAGATTACTTCCCGCGCCATTAAGATGGCGGCGAACCGGGCTAAGTCATTGGGCAATGCCGGGAACCTCACGGAGTTGGCCGATGAATTCGATGATCTGCTGCGCGTCCAGGAACCCGGCCGCTGGACGGATTTAGATGAGACGTCGCAGGCACATTTGCGCGCGCTTGCCGATGAATTCTTGCGCGTTAAATCCCTCATCTCCCGCGCCCCAGAAGGCGAGGCCAACGATGACCCAGAAAAGAACGCCGAGCGCCAAAACTTAAGCAATCACCTCACGGACCTGGCCGAGGCGATCGGGCGAATCTTGGAGGTCTTCGCCACCGATGATCCTGCCGCGCAGGACGATGTCGTGTGGCTGGAGGGCACCGATACGCTCGCCGTCGCGCCGCTGTCTATCGCGCATATGCTGCGCGAGAACCTATTTGGGGAGCAAACGGTGGTGCTCACCTCGGCCACGCTGGCCCTGGGCGGGCGATTCGACGCCATGGCGGCACAATGGGGCCTGCCGTCCGGCACGTATGACACGCTCGATGCAGGAACGCCCTTTGACCCGGCGAAATCCGGCATCTTATATACCGCCAAACACCTTCCGGCGCCGGGGCGCGATGGCCTGTCCGCCGAAACCTTGGAGGAAATATACGAGCTCATCATGGCCGCCGGCGGGCGCACGCTGGGGTTATTCTCCTCGCGTAGGGCGGCAGAAGAAGCCGCGGAGGCCTTGGCGCCGCGATTGCCGTTTGATTTGTATGTGCAGGGCGAAGATGCCATCGGCACGCTGGTGGACAAGTTCTCCACGAAGGAAAACTCCTGCCTGTTTGGCACGTTAACCCTCTGGCAGGGCGTGGACGTGCCGGGGCCATCGTGCTCGCTGGTCCTCATTGACCGCATCCCCTTCCCGCGGCCCGATAACCCACTGCTGCAGGCCCGATCCCAGGCAGCCGATGCCGCCGGGCGCTCCGGGTTCATGGAGGTCTCCGCCAATCACGCGGCACTCCTCATGGCACAGGGATCCGGGCGGCTTTTACGCCACGTCACGGACCGCGGCGTCGTCGCCGTGCTGGATAACCGGCTGGAATACAAGCGCTACGGTTCGTTCCTCAAGGCGTCCATGCCGCGGTTCTGGCAAACCACAAACCCGGAGACCGTACGCGGGGCGCTTAAGCGATTGGTTGCCGCAGCGCACACACGGTAG
- the ctaD gene encoding aa3-type cytochrome oxidase subunit I — protein sequence MTAVAPRVDDYVAPTRPEPTGREKTGSKAWVFLTTTDHKQLGIMYLIMAFSFFFLGGFMALLIRAELFTPGLQFLSNEQFNQLFTMHGTVMLLLFATPVVWGFGNYILPLQIGAPDVAFPRLNAFGFWVTLLGGVVMLLGFITPGGAADFGWTMYMPLADGVHTPGIGADMWIVGVGATGVGTIASAINMITTILTLRAPGMTMFRMPVFCWGIFTASAIVLMIFPLLTAAALGVLYDRKLGGHIYDSANGGAILWQHLFWFFGHPEVYVLALPFFGVVSEIVPVFSRKPVFGYIGLVFAILAIGSLSMAVWAHHLFVTGAILLPFFSFMTFLIAVPTGVKFFNWVGTMWKGHITWDTPMIWAMGFMATFLFGGMTGVMLAAPALDFHLAESYFLIAHFHYTLFGTVVFSAFGGLYFWFPKMTGRMLDERLGKIHFWLTFIGFHGTFLIQHWVGNMGMPRRYADYLESDGFTVFNQISTIFSFVLGASVIPLVWNVFKSWRYGEVVTVDDPWGYGNSLEWATSCPPPGHNFTSLPRIRSERPAFELHYPHMVERMREEAHVGKH from the coding sequence ATGACCGCTGTGGCGCCACGGGTCGACGATTACGTCGCTCCCACACGTCCAGAGCCAACCGGTAGGGAAAAGACCGGTTCAAAGGCTTGGGTATTTTTAACCACCACCGACCACAAGCAGCTGGGCATCATGTACTTGATCATGGCCTTCAGCTTCTTCTTCCTCGGTGGCTTTATGGCATTGCTGATCCGTGCGGAGCTTTTCACCCCGGGTCTGCAGTTCCTGTCCAATGAGCAGTTCAACCAGCTGTTCACCATGCACGGCACTGTGATGCTGCTGCTGTTTGCTACGCCAGTTGTCTGGGGCTTTGGTAACTACATCCTGCCTCTCCAGATCGGCGCGCCGGACGTGGCCTTCCCGCGTCTGAACGCCTTTGGTTTCTGGGTTACCCTGCTCGGCGGTGTCGTCATGCTGCTGGGCTTTATCACCCCTGGTGGTGCGGCTGACTTCGGCTGGACCATGTACATGCCGCTTGCCGATGGCGTACATACCCCCGGTATCGGCGCCGATATGTGGATCGTCGGTGTGGGTGCTACCGGTGTCGGTACCATTGCCTCCGCCATCAACATGATCACCACCATCCTGACCCTGCGCGCACCGGGCATGACCATGTTCCGCATGCCGGTCTTCTGCTGGGGTATCTTCACCGCCTCCGCCATCGTGCTGATGATCTTCCCGCTGCTGACCGCAGCCGCTCTGGGCGTGCTGTATGACCGCAAGCTAGGCGGCCACATCTACGATTCCGCTAACGGCGGTGCCATCCTGTGGCAGCACCTATTCTGGTTCTTCGGCCACCCTGAGGTCTACGTCCTCGCGCTGCCGTTCTTCGGCGTTGTCTCCGAGATCGTCCCGGTCTTCTCCCGCAAGCCGGTCTTCGGCTACATCGGCTTGGTCTTCGCCATCCTAGCCATCGGCTCGCTGTCCATGGCCGTGTGGGCACACCACCTGTTCGTCACCGGCGCCATCCTGCTGCCGTTCTTCTCGTTCATGACGTTCCTGATTGCAGTGCCTACCGGTGTGAAGTTCTTCAACTGGGTCGGCACCATGTGGAAGGGCCACATCACCTGGGATACCCCGATGATTTGGGCCATGGGCTTCATGGCTACCTTCCTCTTCGGCGGTATGACCGGTGTCATGCTCGCCGCTCCGGCGCTGGACTTCCACTTGGCTGAGTCCTACTTCCTGATTGCGCACTTCCACTACACCCTGTTCGGTACGGTTGTGTTCTCCGCATTCGGTGGCCTGTACTTCTGGTTCCCGAAGATGACCGGCCGCATGCTGGACGAGCGCCTGGGCAAGATTCACTTCTGGTTGACCTTCATCGGCTTCCACGGCACGTTCCTGATTCAGCACTGGGTTGGCAACATGGGTATGCCGCGTCGCTACGCCGACTACCTCGAGTCTGATGGCTTCACGGTCTTCAACCAGATTTCCACCATCTTCTCCTTCGTCCTCGGCGCTTCCGTTATCCCGTTGGTATGGAACGTCTTCAAGTCTTGGCGCTACGGTGAGGTCGTTACCGTGGATGACCCATGGGGCTACGGTAACTCCCTGGAGTGGGCAACCTCCTGCCCGCCTCCGGGCCACAACTTCACCTCCTTGCCACGTATCCGCTCTGAGCGTCCGGCATTCGAGCTGCACTACCCGCACATGGTTGAGCGCATGCGCGAGGAAGCTCACGTGGGCAAGCACTAA
- the nrdE gene encoding class 1b ribonucleoside-diphosphate reductase subunit alpha codes for MSTQLGKTVAEPVSQEEQLDYHALNAMLNLYDGDGKIQFDKDREAANQFFLQHVNQNTVYFHDLEEKIDYLVRNKYYDPAVIEAYDFEFIKSLFKRAYSYKFRFKSFLGAYKYYTSYTLKTFDGRRYLERFEDRVSMTALFLGDGDGELAERLVDEIMTGRFQPATPTFLNAGKQQRGELVSCFLLRIEDNMESIGRSINSALQLSKRGGGVALLLSNIRESGAPIKHIENQSSGVIPVMKMLEDAFSYANQLGARQGAGAVYLNAHHPDIMNFLDTKRENADEKIRIKTLSLGVVIPDITFELAKNNDDMYLFSPYDVERVYGKAFGDISVTEHYEEMVEDPRIRKKKINARHFFQTVAELQFESGYPYIMYEDTVNRANPVKTSRINMSNLCSEILQVNSASELNADLSYDQVGNDISCNLGSLNIAMTMDSPDFSQTVETAIRGLTSVADKTSIDSVPSVRKGNDDSHAIGLGQMNLHGYLGREHIKYGSEEGLDFTNAYFAAIMYAALRASNKIARERGTTFTEFPESDYASGEFFDSYDPAEFQPRTEKVKALFDASSIYTPTAEDWAELKEDVAKHGLYNRNLQAVPPTGSISYINNSTSSIHPIASKIEIRKEGKIGRVYYPAAHMDNDNLEYFKDSYEIGYEKIVDTYAEATKYVDQGLSLTLFFKDTATTRDVNKAQIYAWRKGIKTLYYIRVRQMALEGTEIEGCVSCML; via the coding sequence GTGAGTACGCAATTGGGAAAGACCGTAGCAGAGCCAGTATCGCAGGAAGAGCAGCTGGATTACCACGCGCTCAACGCCATGCTGAATCTCTACGACGGAGACGGCAAGATTCAATTTGATAAGGACCGCGAGGCCGCCAATCAGTTCTTCTTGCAGCACGTTAATCAGAACACGGTCTACTTCCACGACTTGGAAGAGAAGATCGATTACCTGGTGCGCAATAAGTACTATGACCCCGCGGTTATTGAGGCTTATGACTTCGAATTCATCAAGTCCCTATTCAAGCGCGCCTACTCTTATAAGTTCCGCTTCAAGTCCTTCCTTGGCGCCTATAAGTACTACACCAGCTATACGCTGAAGACCTTCGATGGCCGCCGGTACTTGGAGCGGTTTGAAGACCGCGTCTCCATGACGGCGCTTTTCCTTGGTGATGGTGATGGTGAGCTGGCAGAGCGCCTCGTCGATGAGATCATGACCGGCCGCTTCCAGCCGGCTACGCCAACCTTCCTGAATGCCGGCAAGCAGCAGCGCGGAGAATTGGTTTCCTGCTTCCTGCTCCGCATCGAAGACAATATGGAATCCATTGGCCGCTCCATCAACTCCGCGCTGCAGCTGTCCAAGCGTGGCGGCGGCGTGGCTCTCCTGCTGTCCAATATCCGCGAATCCGGCGCGCCAATTAAGCACATCGAGAACCAGTCTTCTGGCGTCATCCCTGTGATGAAGATGCTGGAGGATGCATTCTCCTACGCTAACCAGCTCGGTGCGCGCCAGGGCGCGGGCGCGGTCTACCTCAACGCCCACCACCCGGACATCATGAACTTCCTCGACACCAAGCGCGAGAACGCGGATGAAAAGATCCGCATTAAGACCCTGTCCTTGGGCGTGGTGATCCCGGATATCACCTTCGAGCTGGCCAAGAACAACGACGATATGTACCTGTTCTCGCCGTACGATGTTGAGCGCGTCTACGGCAAGGCCTTCGGCGATATCTCCGTTACCGAGCACTACGAAGAAATGGTCGAGGACCCGCGCATCCGGAAGAAGAAGATCAACGCGCGCCACTTTTTCCAAACCGTGGCGGAGCTGCAGTTCGAGTCCGGCTACCCGTACATCATGTATGAAGATACGGTAAACCGCGCCAACCCGGTCAAGACCTCCCGGATTAATATGTCCAACCTGTGCTCGGAGATCTTGCAGGTCAACTCCGCTTCCGAGCTCAACGCGGATCTTTCTTATGACCAGGTGGGCAACGATATTTCCTGCAACCTGGGTTCGCTGAATATCGCCATGACCATGGACTCGCCGGACTTCTCCCAAACGGTGGAGACCGCGATTCGCGGGCTGACCTCGGTGGCGGATAAGACCTCCATCGATTCCGTTCCATCCGTGCGCAAGGGCAACGATGACTCACACGCCATCGGCTTGGGCCAGATGAACCTGCACGGTTATTTGGGTCGCGAGCACATCAAGTACGGATCCGAGGAGGGCTTGGACTTTACCAACGCCTATTTCGCGGCCATCATGTATGCCGCCCTGCGCGCCTCCAATAAGATCGCCCGCGAGCGCGGCACGACCTTTACCGAGTTCCCCGAATCCGATTACGCCAGCGGCGAGTTCTTTGACTCCTACGATCCGGCGGAGTTCCAGCCGCGCACGGAGAAGGTCAAGGCTCTTTTCGATGCCTCCTCGATCTACACCCCCACCGCAGAGGACTGGGCGGAGCTGAAGGAGGACGTCGCCAAGCACGGCCTCTACAACCGCAACCTGCAGGCGGTGCCGCCGACGGGCTCGATTTCCTATATCAACAATTCCACCTCGTCCATCCACCCGATTGCCTCAAAGATTGAAATCCGCAAGGAGGGCAAGATCGGCCGCGTGTACTACCCGGCAGCGCATATGGATAACGACAACTTGGAGTACTTCAAGGACTCGTACGAGATTGGCTACGAGAAGATCGTTGATACCTACGCTGAGGCCACGAAGTACGTGGACCAGGGGCTATCGCTGACGCTGTTCTTCAAGGACACCGCCACCACCCGCGATGTGAATAAGGCGCAGATTTACGCTTGGCGCAAGGGCATTAAGACCTTGTACTACATCCGCGTGCGCCAGATGGCCCTGGAAGGCACCGAGATCGAGGGCTGCGTTTCCTGCATGCTCTAA
- a CDS encoding nicotinate phosphoribosyltransferase: protein MNNIARSIDRSTALLTDKYELTMLQAALRDGTAHRNVTCEVFSRRLPNERRYGVVAGTDRVLRAVEDFRFSPEQLEQMDFLDEDTRQYLRDWRFSGQIDGYREGELYFPNSPILTVRGTFGECVVLETIVLSILNADSAVASAASRMVTAADGRPILEMGSRRTHEYAAVTAARAAYLAGFTATSNLEAGFRYGIPASGTAAHAWTLAHTNPDGTSNEEAAFRAQIDTLGIDTTLLVDTYDITKGVDTAVKVGGPELGGVRIDSGDLGAVTRRVRKQLDELGNHNTNIVVSSDLDEFAIAGLRGDPVDVYGVGTSVVTGSGAPTAGMVYKVVEVDGVPVAKRSSSKQSVGGAKRALRTYRSSGVAVEEVVYPFAADAPDTGQLTTRELTIPLMRDGHIVEDLPDLEASRTYLDEARKTLPWEGLALSRDDAAVPTRMVGFED from the coding sequence ATGAATAACATAGCACGCTCTATCGATCGCTCCACCGCTTTGCTCACGGATAAATACGAGCTCACCATGCTGCAGGCTGCGCTTCGCGATGGCACCGCCCACCGCAACGTGACCTGCGAGGTCTTTTCCCGCCGCCTGCCCAATGAGCGTCGCTACGGCGTCGTCGCCGGCACCGACCGCGTGTTGCGCGCGGTAGAGGACTTCCGCTTCTCCCCCGAGCAGCTGGAACAGATGGATTTCCTGGATGAAGATACCCGACAATACCTGCGCGACTGGCGCTTTTCCGGGCAGATCGATGGCTACCGCGAGGGCGAGCTGTATTTTCCCAACTCTCCTATCTTGACGGTGCGCGGCACCTTTGGCGAGTGCGTGGTGCTAGAAACCATCGTGCTGTCCATCTTGAATGCCGATTCCGCCGTCGCCTCTGCCGCATCCCGCATGGTCACCGCCGCCGATGGCCGCCCCATTCTGGAGATGGGCAGCCGCCGCACCCACGAATACGCGGCCGTAACCGCCGCCCGTGCCGCGTACCTCGCCGGGTTTACCGCCACCTCCAATCTGGAGGCCGGCTTCCGCTACGGCATCCCGGCATCTGGCACCGCCGCCCACGCCTGGACTTTGGCGCATACGAACCCGGATGGCACGAGCAATGAGGAGGCGGCCTTCCGCGCGCAAATCGATACCCTGGGCATCGATACCACCCTGCTGGTGGATACCTATGACATCACCAAGGGCGTCGACACCGCCGTCAAGGTCGGTGGCCCGGAGCTTGGCGGGGTGCGCATCGATTCCGGTGACTTGGGCGCGGTGACCCGCCGCGTGCGCAAGCAGCTCGATGAGCTGGGCAATCACAATACCAATATCGTGGTTTCCTCCGATTTGGATGAGTTCGCCATCGCGGGCCTGCGCGGTGATCCCGTTGATGTCTACGGCGTGGGCACCTCCGTAGTCACCGGCTCTGGTGCCCCCACCGCGGGCATGGTCTACAAGGTCGTCGAGGTCGACGGAGTGCCGGTGGCCAAGCGCTCGTCGTCCAAGCAATCGGTGGGCGGGGCAAAGCGCGCGCTGCGCACCTACCGGTCCTCCGGCGTGGCGGTAGAAGAGGTCGTCTACCCCTTTGCCGCAGACGCGCCGGATACGGGCCAGCTCACCACCCGCGAGTTGACCATTCCTTTAATGCGCGATGGGCACATCGTAGAGGACCTGCCCGATCTGGAGGCCTCCCGCACCTACTTGGACGAGGCCCGCAAGACCCTGCCGTGGGAGGGACTGGCGCTTTCGCGCGATGACGCCGCCGTGCCCACGCGAATGGTGGGCTTTGAGGACTAG
- the serB gene encoding phosphoserine phosphatase SerB, with protein MAGVNTQAETTTITSFGPDEPGAAAAFFTALADFSAPLADVHLATASNHLTLTAQCGNAALEERVREAMAPFGHEVSVAPSYAVALIGAEITAEDISAVQETVKGETFRMRRIALDSLSAVELTVTLEDADSARRALREVAEDRGIDISLESLSNRGKRLVCFDCDSTLIEGEVIEMLAAHAGKEAEVAAVTERAMRGELDFEESLRERVAVLESLDASILDEVARDIELTPGAREAIGTLHRLGHRTAVVSGGFIQVLEGLATDLQLDYVRANTLEIRDGKLTGKVIGKVVDRQAKEEFLREFAADSGIGMESTVAVGDGANDIAMVTAAGLGIAFDAKPALREAADACITPRRLDAVLPMLGIADD; from the coding sequence ATGGCCGGTGTGAATACTCAAGCTGAAACCACGACCATTACTAGCTTCGGACCGGACGAGCCTGGGGCGGCCGCCGCTTTCTTTACCGCGTTGGCTGATTTCTCTGCCCCGCTTGCCGATGTCCACCTCGCCACCGCCTCCAACCACCTCACCCTCACCGCGCAGTGCGGTAACGCTGCCCTAGAGGAACGAGTGCGCGAGGCCATGGCGCCCTTCGGGCACGAGGTGTCCGTTGCACCAAGCTATGCCGTCGCGCTCATCGGCGCGGAGATTACCGCTGAGGACATTAGCGCGGTGCAGGAGACCGTGAAAGGGGAGACGTTTCGCATGCGCCGGATAGCATTGGATTCCCTTTCCGCGGTGGAACTTACCGTGACGCTCGAAGACGCGGACTCGGCGCGGCGGGCGCTGCGGGAGGTTGCCGAGGACCGCGGCATTGATATTTCCCTCGAGAGCCTGAGCAATCGGGGCAAGCGCTTGGTGTGCTTCGACTGCGATTCGACGCTGATTGAAGGCGAGGTTATCGAGATGCTCGCCGCCCACGCGGGCAAGGAAGCAGAGGTGGCCGCGGTGACCGAGCGCGCCATGCGCGGCGAATTGGACTTCGAGGAGTCCCTGCGCGAGCGCGTCGCGGTGCTTGAGAGTCTCGATGCCTCCATCCTCGATGAGGTCGCCCGCGATATAGAGCTCACGCCCGGCGCTAGGGAAGCGATCGGAACCCTCCACCGTCTGGGCCACCGCACCGCCGTGGTATCGGGTGGCTTTATTCAAGTTCTCGAGGGCTTGGCCACAGACCTCCAGCTCGACTACGTGCGGGCCAATACCCTCGAAATCCGCGATGGGAAGCTGACCGGCAAGGTCATTGGAAAGGTGGTCGACCGCCAGGCCAAGGAGGAATTCTTGCGCGAATTCGCCGCCGATTCCGGAATCGGCATGGAGTCCACCGTCGCTGTGGGCGATGGCGCCAATGACATCGCCATGGTCACCGCTGCCGGGTTGGGTATTGCCTTTGACGCGAAGCCTGCGCTGCGCGAGGCCGCTGATGCCTGCATCACCCCGCGCCGCCTCGACGCCGTCCTACCGATGCTGGGGATTGCCGATGACTAA
- a CDS encoding aminoacyl-tRNA hydrolase, whose protein sequence is MTKFEIAHQRLVAACTARDSHEDPADPSTVQAMQIALHLPKQVPPARSEVLAAAARAVVATCLDDRAGEDGAFAAALAQWYGHRIRKIARRARNKAWRDVQLLPGVTIDDRARAFAPSAVGEVDPLISKLQIGHTDLAMDEPGPPPVDTPIIYVDRSLAMTAGKAAAQVGHGSMMLAAAMSQEEAAAWAADGFPLFVREVDPKIFRTACAEKDAVVIIDAGFTEIAPDSATVCALRQPIA, encoded by the coding sequence ATGACTAAGTTCGAGATAGCGCACCAACGCCTCGTTGCCGCCTGCACCGCCCGGGATTCCCACGAGGACCCCGCGGACCCGTCGACCGTGCAGGCGATGCAGATAGCCCTCCATCTTCCCAAGCAGGTTCCCCCGGCGCGCAGCGAGGTGCTTGCCGCGGCCGCCCGAGCTGTGGTGGCCACCTGCTTGGATGACCGCGCCGGCGAGGATGGCGCCTTCGCCGCGGCACTCGCGCAGTGGTACGGCCACCGCATCCGCAAAATCGCCCGCCGCGCCCGCAATAAGGCGTGGCGCGATGTCCAGCTGCTGCCCGGGGTGACCATTGATGACCGCGCGCGTGCCTTTGCACCCTCGGCGGTGGGGGAGGTGGACCCGTTGATTAGCAAGCTGCAGATTGGTCATACCGACCTCGCGATGGACGAACCAGGGCCTCCGCCTGTCGATACCCCCATTATCTACGTCGACCGCAGCCTCGCCATGACTGCGGGCAAGGCCGCCGCCCAGGTGGGGCATGGCTCGATGATGCTCGCCGCCGCTATGAGCCAAGAGGAAGCCGCTGCGTGGGCGGCAGATGGTTTTCCGCTCTTCGTCCGCGAGGTGGACCCTAAGATATTTCGCACCGCTTGCGCGGAGAAAGACGCGGTCGTCATCATTGATGCTGGGTTTACCGAGATCGCCCCAGATTCGGCTACCGTGTGTGCGCTGCGGCAACCAATCGCTTAA
- a CDS encoding FadR/GntR family transcriptional regulator, protein MTGTTPLLGPVVDQLGTDIVSGDMAEGTRFRLGDIEKRFGISRTVAREAMRTLEHLGMVSSGRRVGLKVLPRSSWAVYDPAVISWRLGHDRTRAEQVARLNELRLGIEPVAAQLAARNASPQQRRELLRLAGRLSELETTPSPRVGEELETDLQFHTLILEASGNEMIAALAPALLAILKGKSVFGSRKRDPIRGTTQLHMDLAREIDAGEAEAAERTSRAILDRARA, encoded by the coding sequence ATGACAGGCACCACTCCCCTCTTGGGACCCGTGGTGGATCAACTGGGCACGGATATTGTCAGCGGGGACATGGCGGAGGGCACGCGGTTTCGCCTTGGGGACATCGAAAAGCGTTTTGGCATCTCCCGCACCGTGGCGCGCGAGGCCATGCGCACCCTCGAGCATCTAGGGATGGTTTCCTCTGGGCGCCGGGTGGGCCTCAAGGTGCTGCCGCGCAGCAGCTGGGCGGTTTATGATCCCGCCGTTATTTCGTGGCGGCTGGGCCACGATAGAACGCGCGCGGAACAGGTCGCGCGCCTCAACGAGCTGCGCCTTGGCATCGAACCGGTGGCGGCGCAGCTTGCCGCGCGCAATGCCAGCCCACAGCAGCGCCGCGAATTGCTGCGGCTAGCAGGAAGGCTCAGCGAGCTCGAGACCACCCCTTCCCCACGGGTGGGCGAAGAACTCGAAACCGACCTGCAATTTCATACCCTCATCTTGGAGGCCTCCGGCAATGAGATGATTGCCGCGCTGGCGCCGGCCTTGCTGGCCATCTTGAAGGGCAAGTCCGTCTTTGGTTCCCGCAAGCGGGATCCGATTCGCGGCACGACGCAGCTACATATGGATTTAGCGCGGGAGATTGACGCCGGCGAGGCCGAAGCCGCCGAGCGCACCTCCCGCGCTATCCTGGACCGCGCCCGCGCTTAG
- the nrdF gene encoding class 1b ribonucleoside-diphosphate reductase subunit beta, translating into MSHEYDDYLSSHDQPVKAINWNNIPDDKDLEVWERLTGNFWLPEKVPVSNDLPSWKTLTEKEKETTMRVFTGLTLLDTIQGTVGAISLLPDSQTLHEEAVYTNIAFMESVHAKSYSNIFMTLASTPMINDAFRWSEENENLQKKAKIILSYYNGDDPLKKKVASTLLESFLFYSGFYLPMYFSSRAKLTNTADIIRLIIRDEAVHGYYIGYKFQQEYKKLDEKRQEELKDYTFDLAFELYDNEIDYTEDLYDELGWTEDVKRFLRYNANKALNNLGFEGLFPADETRVSPAILSSLSPNADENHDFFSGSGSSYVIGKAEDTTDDDWDF; encoded by the coding sequence GTGTCGCATGAGTACGATGACTACCTTTCTAGTCACGACCAGCCAGTGAAGGCCATCAACTGGAATAATATCCCAGATGACAAGGACCTAGAGGTCTGGGAGCGGTTGACCGGTAATTTCTGGCTCCCGGAAAAGGTTCCGGTCTCTAATGATCTTCCTAGCTGGAAGACGCTGACGGAAAAAGAAAAAGAAACCACCATGCGGGTCTTTACCGGCCTGACGCTGCTGGATACTATCCAGGGCACGGTGGGCGCGATCTCCCTGCTGCCGGATTCGCAGACCCTGCACGAAGAGGCGGTGTATACCAATATCGCCTTCATGGAGTCGGTGCACGCCAAGTCCTATTCCAATATCTTTATGACCTTGGCCTCCACACCGATGATCAATGACGCCTTCCGTTGGTCCGAGGAAAATGAGAACCTACAGAAGAAGGCGAAGATCATCTTGTCCTACTACAACGGCGATGATCCGTTGAAGAAGAAGGTGGCCTCCACGCTGCTGGAGTCCTTCTTGTTCTACTCCGGCTTCTATCTGCCGATGTACTTCTCTTCCCGCGCGAAGCTGACCAATACCGCCGATATCATCCGGCTGATCATCCGCGATGAGGCCGTGCACGGCTACTACATTGGCTATAAATTCCAGCAGGAATACAAGAAGCTGGATGAAAAGCGCCAGGAAGAATTGAAGGACTACACCTTCGACCTGGCCTTTGAGCTCTATGACAACGAGATCGACTACACCGAGGATCTCTACGACGAGCTGGGCTGGACCGAAGACGTCAAGCGCTTCCTGCGCTACAACGCCAATAAGGCCCTGAATAACTTGGGCTTTGAAGGCCTCTTCCCAGCTGATGAGACCCGCGTCTCGCCGGCCATCTTGTCTTCTCTTTCGCCCAACGCCGATGAGAACCACGACTTCTTCTCCGGCTCGGGTTCGTCCTATGTCATCGGCAAGGCCGAGGACACCACGGATGACGACTGGGACTTCTAA